In the genome of Dioscorea cayenensis subsp. rotundata cultivar TDr96_F1 chromosome 1, TDr96_F1_v2_PseudoChromosome.rev07_lg8_w22 25.fasta, whole genome shotgun sequence, one region contains:
- the LOC120261873 gene encoding LOW QUALITY PROTEIN: poly [ADP-ribose] polymerase tankyrase-like (The sequence of the model RefSeq protein was modified relative to this genomic sequence to represent the inferred CDS: inserted 1 base in 1 codon), with protein MAVPRRPIGVDGDDDGDEVVEFFEDDGDVLPDLDRDSPPHLRALADAAHRGDVEALRLAIDGHSGSIDDPVEDGDTLLHLSCLYGHLPCVQLLLQRGANLEIRDEEGAIPLHDASAGGFTEIVQLILDRGXVADSINRMLNTVDAEGDTPLHHAARGEHLNVIQLLLATGASPKKTNIYGKIPAELADPGTEARSFLESANVG; from the exons ATGGCGGTTCCCAGACGCCCCATCGGCGTGGACGGCGATGACGACGGTGATGAGGTGGTGGAGTTCTTCGAAGACGACGGCGATGTGTTGCCCGACCTTGACCGTGACTCCCCGCCACACCTCCGCGCCCTCGCCGACGCCGCCCACCGCGGCGACGTCGAAGCCCTCCGTCTTGCTATTG ATGGTCATAGTGGTAGCATTGATGATCCGGTTGAAGATGGAGACACACTTTTGCACTTATCCTGTCTTTACGGCCATCTTCCTTGTGTACAG CTTCTGCTCCAACGGGGAGCTAACTTAGAGATCAGAGATGAGGAGGGGGCCATCCCTTTGCATGATGCTAGCGCAGGAG GCTTCACTGAAATTGTTCAACTTATATTAGATCGCG TGGTAGCAgactcgataaaccgcatgctTAATACGGTTGATGCTGAAGGAGATACT CCTCTTCATCATGCTGCCAGAGGTGAACATTTAAATGTTATCCAGTTATTGCTTGCCACTGGTGCTTCTCCAAAGAAGACCAACATCTACGGAAAG ATCCCTGCTGAACTTGCTGATCCAGGAACAGAAGCTAGAAGTTTTCTTGAATCTGCTAACGTTGGGTAA